One Mesorhizobium loti genomic window carries:
- a CDS encoding ABC transporter, ATP-binding/permease protein: MAQSSSADERRRSLKPLRRLFPYLTGYRTLVVGALISLAIAAATTLALPLAVRRMIDHGFSSSSTTFIAEYFAALVAMAAVLAAASASRYYFVITLGERVVADIRRDVFAHVTTLSPAFFDTAQSGEIVSRLAADTTQVKSAVGATASVALRNVILGLGAVGMMVITSPKLSSLVIAAIPVIVLPLVAFGRSVRRKSRQAQDTLADATAYASEQIGAVRTLQAFTNEKLVTSHFSGAVEAAFEAARASIFARSFLTFFAIFTIFSSVVAVLWFGSRDVLDGAISPGTLGQFLLYSVFAAGALGALSEVWGELAQAAGAAERLTEILAEKPAIQAPADPKPLPAVAKGAIVFDDVSFSYPARPDRAAVHGLSFQVMPGETVAIVGPSGAGKSTVFSLILRFYDPETGKILIDGVDVREADPVSVRERIAIVPQDVTIFAASARDNIGFGRPGAGNTEIEAAAKDALADEFILKLENGYDSQVGERGVTLSGGQRQRVAIARAILRDAPILLLDEATSALDAESETLVQMALERLMQGRTTIVIAHRLATVLKADRILVMDGGRIVEEGTHQSLVAKGGIYARLAKLQFETGASAFRGAAE, encoded by the coding sequence ATGGCGCAATCTAGCAGCGCAGACGAGCGCCGACGCTCGCTCAAGCCGCTCAGGCGCCTGTTCCCCTATCTCACTGGATATCGCACGCTGGTCGTCGGCGCCCTCATCTCGCTGGCCATCGCGGCGGCAACGACATTGGCGCTGCCGCTGGCCGTGCGACGCATGATCGACCATGGTTTCTCGTCGTCCAGCACCACCTTCATCGCCGAATATTTCGCCGCCCTTGTGGCGATGGCCGCCGTGCTGGCGGCGGCATCGGCCAGCCGCTACTATTTCGTCATCACGCTCGGCGAGCGCGTCGTCGCCGATATCAGGCGCGATGTCTTTGCCCATGTGACGACGCTGTCGCCTGCCTTCTTCGACACCGCCCAGTCGGGCGAGATCGTCTCGCGGCTCGCCGCCGACACCACACAGGTCAAGTCGGCCGTCGGCGCCACGGCTTCTGTCGCGCTGCGCAACGTCATCCTTGGCCTCGGCGCGGTGGGAATGATGGTCATCACCAGCCCGAAACTGTCCAGCCTGGTCATAGCTGCCATACCCGTGATCGTGCTGCCGCTGGTCGCCTTCGGCCGTTCGGTGCGGCGCAAGTCAAGGCAGGCGCAGGATACGCTTGCCGATGCCACAGCCTATGCCAGCGAGCAGATCGGTGCGGTGCGCACGCTGCAGGCCTTCACCAACGAGAAGCTGGTCACCAGTCATTTTTCGGGTGCCGTGGAGGCTGCCTTCGAGGCGGCACGCGCCTCGATCTTCGCGCGCTCTTTTCTCACCTTCTTTGCCATTTTCACCATTTTCTCGTCGGTCGTGGCGGTGCTCTGGTTCGGCTCGCGCGACGTCCTCGATGGCGCGATATCGCCGGGCACGCTTGGCCAGTTCCTGCTCTATTCGGTGTTCGCCGCCGGCGCGCTCGGCGCGCTGTCGGAAGTCTGGGGCGAGCTTGCGCAGGCGGCGGGCGCGGCCGAGCGGCTGACCGAGATCCTGGCCGAGAAGCCGGCGATCCAGGCGCCGGCTGATCCGAAGCCGCTGCCGGCGGTCGCCAAGGGCGCGATCGTCTTCGACGACGTCTCCTTCTCCTATCCGGCAAGGCCCGACCGTGCCGCCGTCCACGGCCTGAGTTTCCAGGTCATGCCCGGCGAGACGGTGGCCATCGTCGGCCCCTCGGGGGCCGGCAAGAGCACGGTCTTTTCGCTGATCCTGCGCTTCTACGATCCCGAGACCGGCAAGATCCTGATCGACGGCGTCGACGTGCGCGAAGCCGATCCGGTTTCGGTCCGCGAGCGCATCGCCATCGTACCGCAGGACGTCACCATCTTCGCGGCGAGCGCGCGCGACAATATCGGCTTCGGCCGGCCGGGCGCAGGCAATACCGAGATCGAGGCGGCGGCCAAGGACGCGCTGGCCGACGAATTCATCCTCAAGCTCGAGAACGGCTATGACAGCCAGGTCGGCGAGCGCGGCGTGACGCTGTCCGGCGGCCAGCGCCAGCGCGTGGCTATCGCCCGCGCCATCCTGCGCGACGCGCCGATCCTGCTGCTCGACGAAGCCACTTCGGCACTCGACGCCGAAAGCGAGACGCTGGTGCAGATGGCTCTGGAACGGCTGATGCAAGGCCGCACCACCATCGTCATCGCCCATCGGCTGGCGACGGTGCTGAAGGCCGACAGGATCCTGGTGATGGATGGCGGCCGCATCGTCGAGGAAGGCACGCATCAGAGCCTGGTGGCCAAGGGCGGCATCTATGCCAGGCTGGCCAAGCTGCAGTTCGAGACCGGCGCCAGCGCTTTCAGAGGCGCGGCGGAATAA
- a CDS encoding 50S ribosomal protein L31 — translation MKSAIHPDYHTIKVVMTDGTEYMTRSTWGKEGDTMNLDIDPTTHPAWTGGQQTLLDRGGRLSKFKKRFEGFGL, via the coding sequence ATGAAGAGCGCTATCCATCCCGATTATCACACCATCAAGGTCGTCATGACCGACGGCACCGAATACATGACCCGTTCGACCTGGGGCAAGGAAGGCGATACGATGAACCTCGATATCGACCCGACGACGCACCCGGCCTGGACCGGCGGCCAGCAGACCCTGCTCGACCGCGGCGGCAGACTGTCGAAGTTCAAGAAGCGTTTCGAAGGTTTCGGCCTCTAA
- a CDS encoding AraC family transcriptional regulator gives MSVAASLGTTPAIMIFIPLPFVVSLLLVILLMQMVRRSDADPRDNIAFMLLMAAYALQSVLIGIRWGYDTRIVMPVLSVLAALIAPLAWIAFSGLTKERAEHRLARLWPHLLPACLVALLLIFWREPVGPVIILVFLSYGLALLWLALAGPDILVESRLDGVLLSYRSLWVTALAILASPITDIIISFDMQWTGGVHSGAVIAGGNVLALLLLGGAAAVASEAAAPDEDEEEEDGPQEQIAPQATSEDSAIAAAVDALMRSKELYKDVDLNLGRIARRLGLPARQVSSAINRIHGSSVSQYVNNQRIDEARRLLATTDEPITRIMFDAGFLSKSNFNREFLRITGLSPKAWRLEHQPPGGAMPVKSLPATSLLATSLPEEGK, from the coding sequence TTGTCGGTCGCTGCCAGCCTTGGAACCACGCCTGCGATCATGATCTTCATTCCCCTGCCGTTCGTCGTCTCCCTGCTGCTCGTCATCCTGCTCATGCAGATGGTCCGCCGAAGCGACGCCGACCCGCGCGATAACATCGCTTTCATGCTGCTGATGGCGGCCTATGCCTTGCAGTCGGTGCTGATCGGCATCCGTTGGGGTTATGACACCAGGATCGTCATGCCGGTCCTGTCGGTGCTGGCGGCGCTGATCGCGCCGCTTGCCTGGATCGCCTTCAGTGGCCTGACGAAGGAACGGGCGGAGCATCGCCTGGCACGGCTGTGGCCGCATCTGCTGCCGGCCTGCCTGGTCGCCCTGCTGCTGATCTTCTGGCGCGAGCCGGTCGGGCCGGTGATCATCCTGGTGTTCCTGTCGTATGGGCTGGCACTGCTTTGGCTTGCGCTGGCCGGCCCGGATATCCTCGTCGAATCGCGCCTCGACGGCGTCTTGCTGTCCTACCGATCGCTGTGGGTGACGGCGCTGGCGATCCTCGCGTCGCCCATCACCGACATCATCATCAGTTTCGACATGCAATGGACCGGCGGCGTTCATTCCGGCGCGGTCATTGCCGGCGGCAACGTGCTGGCGCTGCTGCTTCTCGGCGGTGCCGCCGCGGTCGCCAGCGAAGCCGCCGCTCCGGACGAAGACGAGGAAGAAGAGGATGGGCCGCAGGAGCAGATCGCACCACAGGCAACCAGCGAAGACTCCGCGATCGCGGCGGCGGTCGACGCGCTGATGCGATCGAAGGAGCTCTACAAGGACGTCGATCTCAACCTTGGGCGCATCGCCAGGCGGCTCGGCCTGCCGGCACGGCAAGTGTCGTCGGCCATCAATCGCATCCACGGATCGAGCGTGTCGCAATATGTCAACAACCAGAGGATCGACGAGGCGCGCCGCCTGCTGGCGACGACGGACGAACCGATCACCCGCATCATGTTCGACGCCGGTTTCCTCAGCAAATCGAACTTCAACCGCGAGTTCCTGCGCATCACCGGCCTGAGCCCGAAGGCCTGGCGGCTTGAGCACCAGCCGCCAGGCGGTGCGATGCCGGTTAAATCCTTGCCAGCCACATCCTTGTTGGCCACATCTTTGCCGGAGGAAGGAAAATGA
- a CDS encoding TetR family transcriptional regulator — translation MEGTPANEQIASPRRAPSQQRSRERVERMLAAASALIAEQGSDAMRMGEVADRAGVSIGSLYQFFPDKRAIIWALAERYTAESQACISAALADVSDVEGLNQAFSELVEIYYGLFLAEPVMRDIWSGTQADKALRQLELADSRANAEFLVAVLKRLRPGADPVALETAAFLVWQMGEAVMRLAISVEREEGDRLVAAYKRMALRELAGD, via the coding sequence ATGGAAGGCACGCCGGCCAATGAGCAGATCGCTTCGCCACGGCGGGCGCCGAGCCAGCAGCGCAGCCGCGAGCGGGTGGAGCGCATGCTGGCCGCAGCCTCGGCACTGATCGCCGAGCAAGGCAGCGACGCCATGCGCATGGGAGAAGTCGCGGATCGGGCAGGGGTGTCGATCGGCTCGCTTTACCAGTTCTTCCCCGACAAGCGGGCGATCATCTGGGCGCTGGCCGAGCGCTACACGGCCGAAAGCCAGGCCTGTATCTCGGCGGCACTTGCCGATGTCAGTGATGTGGAAGGGCTGAACCAGGCGTTTTCAGAGCTGGTCGAGATTTACTACGGGCTGTTCCTGGCCGAGCCGGTGATGCGCGACATCTGGTCGGGCACGCAGGCCGACAAGGCGCTGCGCCAACTCGAACTCGCCGACAGCCGGGCCAATGCTGAATTCCTCGTGGCGGTGCTGAAGCGCTTGCGTCCCGGCGCCGATCCCGTCGCCCTGGAGACTGCGGCGTTTCTCGTCTGGCAAATGGGCGAGGCTGTCATGCGGCTGGCGATCTCGGTCGAGCGGGAGGAGGGCGACAGGCTGGTCGCCGCCTACAAGCGCATGGCGCTCAGGGAACTGGCCGGAGACTGA
- a CDS encoding NmrA family protein, with amino-acid sequence MTDTKPILILGGTGKTGRRLAERLTARGIPVRIGSRSAETRFDWEAPASWAPALEGVSAVYISYYPDIAVPGAAEVIGAFARLAVRHGVRRLVLLSGRGEQEAQRAEEMLKASGADWTILRCAWFSQNFSEGFLVEPLLAGEVALPVGPVGEPFVDVDDIADAAEAVLTEPGHVGQLYELTGPRLLSFTDAVAEIAKAAGRDIRFVRISHDEFTTAVASYELPPEIVWLLNELFTQVLDGRNESLTDGVQRVLGRAPKDFSAYATETAASRIWSH; translated from the coding sequence ATGACCGACACCAAACCAATCCTGATCCTCGGCGGCACCGGCAAGACCGGCCGCCGTCTCGCCGAGCGGCTGACGGCGCGCGGCATTCCGGTACGCATCGGTTCCCGTTCCGCCGAGACTCGTTTCGACTGGGAAGCTCCCGCAAGCTGGGCTCCCGCACTCGAGGGCGTCAGCGCGGTCTACATCAGCTACTATCCCGACATCGCCGTGCCGGGCGCCGCCGAAGTGATCGGCGCCTTCGCCCGCCTTGCCGTGCGGCATGGCGTTCGCCGGCTGGTGCTTTTGTCGGGCCGCGGCGAGCAAGAGGCGCAGCGCGCCGAAGAGATGCTGAAGGCTTCCGGGGCCGACTGGACGATCCTGCGCTGCGCCTGGTTCTCGCAGAATTTCAGCGAAGGCTTTCTCGTCGAACCACTGCTGGCGGGCGAGGTCGCACTGCCGGTCGGACCGGTCGGCGAACCCTTTGTCGATGTCGACGACATCGCCGACGCCGCCGAAGCGGTGCTGACTGAGCCCGGTCATGTCGGCCAGCTCTATGAGCTCACGGGGCCGCGGCTGTTGAGCTTCACTGACGCGGTCGCCGAGATTGCCAAGGCGGCAGGACGCGACATCCGCTTTGTCAGAATTTCGCATGACGAGTTCACGACCGCTGTCGCGTCATACGAACTGCCACCCGAAATCGTCTGGCTGCTCAATGAGCTGTTCACCCAGGTGCTCGACGGCCGCAACGAGTCGCTCACCGACGGCGTCCAGCGCGTGCTCGGCCGTGCACCGAAAGACTTTTCCGCCTACGCAACCGAAACCGCCGCTAGCCGAATCTGGAGTCACTGA
- a CDS encoding Membrane protein: MIKLVPALTIIAAIGSGVVGGVFFAFSNFVMAALARLPVPQGIAAMNSINITVITPTFMTALFGTGLLCLVLIAAAIRGWSQSGSYWLLAGAVVYVIGNPIVTMVFNVPLNDALAAVDPASSNGAAVWANHLSQWVMWNHVRTITAIVAMACFIFALL, from the coding sequence ATGATCAAGCTTGTCCCCGCCCTCACCATCATCGCCGCCATTGGCTCGGGCGTCGTCGGCGGCGTGTTCTTCGCCTTTTCCAACTTCGTCATGGCAGCACTTGCCCGGCTGCCCGTCCCGCAAGGCATCGCGGCGATGAATTCGATCAACATCACGGTGATCACGCCGACTTTCATGACGGCGCTCTTCGGCACTGGACTGCTCTGTCTGGTGCTTATCGCCGCCGCCATCAGGGGCTGGAGCCAGTCCGGCTCGTACTGGCTGCTTGCCGGCGCGGTAGTCTACGTGATCGGCAACCCGATTGTGACCATGGTCTTCAACGTGCCGCTCAACGATGCGCTTGCCGCCGTCGATCCGGCCAGCAGCAATGGCGCCGCGGTGTGGGCGAACCATCTGAGCCAATGGGTGATGTGGAACCACGTCCGCACCATCACCGCCATCGTGGCGATGGCCTGCTTCATCTTCGCCTTGCTCTAA
- a CDS encoding SelT/selW/selH domain-containing protein, with amino-acid sequence MNASGKHCVVITYCTQCQWLLRAGWMAQELLSTFGTDLGEVTLVPGTGGIFTISCNDVLVWDRKRDGGFPDAAKLKQLVRDVIDPDRDLGHSDRKGHTQKDPA; translated from the coding sequence ATGAACGCGTCAGGGAAGCATTGCGTCGTCATCACCTATTGCACGCAGTGCCAGTGGCTGCTGCGCGCCGGCTGGATGGCGCAGGAACTGCTCTCCACCTTCGGCACCGATCTCGGCGAGGTGACGCTCGTGCCCGGCACCGGTGGCATCTTCACCATCTCCTGCAACGATGTGCTGGTCTGGGACCGCAAGCGCGACGGCGGCTTTCCGGACGCGGCAAAACTCAAGCAGCTGGTCCGTGATGTCATCGATCCGGATCGCGACCTCGGTCATTCCGACCGGAAGGGTCACACGCAAAAGGACCCCGCCTGA
- a CDS encoding DNA-binding regulatory protein, YebC/PmpR family: MAGHSQFKNIMHRKGRQDAVRSKMFSKLAREITVAAKSGTPDPSMNPRLRLAIQNAKAVSMPKDNIQRAVNKASMGDAENYEAVRYEGYGPGGVAVIVEALTDNRNRSASNVRAAFTKAGGAMGETGSVSFMWDRVGEIYYPASAGSADKVMDAAIEAGADDVETDEEGHTIYCAFENLGEVSKALEASLGEAESVKLIWRPQNNVPVDEERAQSLMKLVATLEDDDDVQSVYANFEVDDETMAKLSAA, translated from the coding sequence ATGGCTGGCCATTCACAGTTCAAGAACATCATGCACCGCAAGGGCCGTCAGGACGCGGTGCGCTCGAAAATGTTTTCCAAGCTGGCGCGCGAAATCACCGTTGCCGCCAAGAGCGGCACGCCCGACCCATCGATGAACCCACGCCTGCGGCTGGCGATCCAGAACGCCAAGGCCGTGTCGATGCCGAAGGACAACATCCAGCGTGCCGTCAACAAGGCCTCGATGGGCGATGCCGAGAATTATGAGGCCGTGCGCTATGAAGGCTATGGCCCGGGCGGCGTCGCCGTCATCGTCGAGGCGCTGACCGACAACCGCAACCGTTCGGCGTCGAATGTGCGCGCTGCCTTCACCAAGGCCGGCGGCGCGATGGGCGAAACCGGCTCGGTGTCCTTCATGTGGGACCGTGTCGGCGAAATCTATTATCCGGCATCGGCCGGCAGCGCCGACAAGGTGATGGACGCGGCGATCGAAGCCGGCGCCGACGACGTGGAAACCGACGAGGAAGGCCACACGATCTATTGCGCCTTCGAGAATCTCGGCGAGGTGTCGAAGGCGCTGGAAGCTTCGCTCGGCGAGGCAGAATCGGTGAAACTGATCTGGCGGCCGCAGAACAATGTGCCGGTCGACGAGGAACGGGCACAGTCGCTGATGAAGCTGGTCGCTACGCTCGAGGACGACGATGACGTGCAAAGCGTCTACGCCAACTTCGAGGTCGACGACGAGACCATGGCCAAGCTCAGCGCGGCTTGA
- a CDS encoding ArsR family transcriptional regulator has product MLDRLKDEPKTTGMLCDAFPDIDRCTVMLHLKVLEEAELIVARRDGRERWNHLNALPIKQIHDRWISQYAGHALSIIDQLKSDLEA; this is encoded by the coding sequence ATGCTGGACCGGTTGAAGGACGAGCCAAAGACCACCGGCATGCTGTGCGACGCCTTTCCCGACATCGACCGCTGCACCGTCATGCTGCACCTGAAGGTGCTGGAGGAGGCGGAACTGATCGTTGCGCGCCGCGACGGGCGGGAACGCTGGAACCACCTCAATGCGCTGCCGATCAAGCAGATCCATGACCGCTGGATCAGCCAGTATGCCGGCCATGCGCTCAGCATCATCGACCAGCTGAAGTCGGATCTCGAGGCGTGA
- a CDS encoding Activator of Hsp90 ATPase 1 family protein, whose protein sequence is MSLGFRVSGRIGKPVAEVFDAVVNPKKLSGYFTTIGGASAPLQTGMGVVWWGKVPVEVDEVVKDSRIVLRWDATDADGKPAYKTRIEMNFEPLDDGGTFVTIAESGWQEGAAGLKKSYLNCEGWSQMLACMKAYVEYGINLRDGYYRSEMKGEPANETNV, encoded by the coding sequence ATGTCTCTCGGATTCCGCGTTTCTGGCCGCATCGGCAAACCGGTCGCCGAAGTCTTCGACGCTGTCGTCAATCCGAAGAAGCTGAGCGGCTATTTCACCACCATCGGCGGCGCCAGCGCGCCGCTGCAAACCGGCATGGGCGTCGTCTGGTGGGGCAAGGTACCGGTCGAGGTCGATGAAGTGGTCAAGGACAGCCGCATCGTGCTGCGCTGGGACGCCACCGACGCCGACGGCAAGCCGGCCTACAAGACGCGCATCGAGATGAATTTCGAACCGCTCGACGATGGCGGCACCTTCGTCACCATCGCCGAGAGCGGGTGGCAGGAAGGCGCGGCCGGGCTGAAGAAATCCTACCTCAACTGCGAGGGCTGGTCGCAGATGCTGGCCTGCATGAAGGCCTATGTCGAATACGGCATCAATCTGCGCGACGGCTATTACCGCAGCGAGATGAAGGGCGAACCCGCCAACGAGACCAATGTGTGA
- a CDS encoding 3-demethylubiquinone-9 3-methyltransferase produces MTKATPFLMFEGKAEEAMALYCETIPGSSVLDITRYGASEDGPEGTLKLARASIAGLDVMIFNSPVHHAFTFTPSVSFYVDCSSSEELDRIVETLAKDGGFLMPPDNYGFSRRFTWLNDRFGVSWQVNLA; encoded by the coding sequence ATGACGAAAGCAACGCCGTTCCTGATGTTCGAGGGCAAGGCTGAAGAGGCAATGGCCCTTTATTGCGAGACCATTCCCGGCAGCAGCGTCCTTGACATCACCCGCTATGGCGCCAGCGAGGATGGCCCGGAAGGGACACTGAAGCTGGCACGCGCGTCCATCGCCGGCCTGGACGTCATGATCTTCAACAGCCCGGTGCACCACGCCTTCACCTTCACGCCGTCGGTCTCGTTCTATGTCGACTGTTCCTCCTCGGAGGAACTGGACCGTATCGTCGAGACGCTGGCGAAGGACGGCGGGTTTCTGATGCCGCCTGACAATTACGGCTTCAGCCGCCGTTTCACCTGGCTCAACGACAGGTTCGGCGTCTCCTGGCAGGTCAACCTGGCCTAG
- a CDS encoding Activator of Hsp90 ATPase 1 family protein, whose translation MEIRETPTAETGMLIRRPIAEVFEAIVDPAITTKFWFTHGSGRLDSGNEVRWEWRMYGASTTVRVSEIVRNEKIVMQWSDPPTTVVWTFAEMPDETTFLDVRNFGFSGTGDEQVKEAIGSTGGFTLVLAGAKAWLEQGLTLGLIADRHPKGVPGR comes from the coding sequence ATGGAGATTCGCGAAACCCCAACCGCCGAAACCGGCATGCTGATCCGGCGGCCCATCGCCGAGGTGTTCGAGGCCATTGTCGATCCGGCTATCACCACCAAATTCTGGTTCACCCATGGCAGCGGCCGGCTGGACAGCGGCAACGAGGTCCGTTGGGAATGGCGCATGTATGGCGCCTCGACGACAGTCCGTGTGAGCGAGATCGTCAGGAATGAAAAGATCGTCATGCAATGGAGCGATCCGCCGACAACGGTGGTCTGGACCTTCGCCGAAATGCCTGATGAGACGACCTTTCTCGATGTCCGCAACTTCGGCTTTTCCGGCACGGGCGACGAACAGGTGAAAGAGGCGATCGGCTCAACCGGCGGCTTCACGCTGGTGCTGGCCGGCGCCAAGGCGTGGCTGGAACAGGGCCTGACGCTCGGTCTGATCGCTGATCGCCACCCGAAGGGCGTGCCGGGGCGCTAG
- a CDS encoding membrane protein TerC, which yields MQLIEFLAPHFQFVSDPTAWVALLTLVVLEIVLGIDNLIFISILTNKLPEAQRARARRLGISAALVMRLVLLATISIIVQLTTPVFTAFGHGFSWRDLILIAGGLFLVWKATKEIHHTVDPDDHQDTMLGATLQISLAGAIFQILLLDLVFSIDSIITAVGMTDEIAIMYIAVIVAVTVMMLAAGPLANFIAKNPSIVMLALGFLLMIGMTLIADGMGYHVPKGYIYAAMGFSALVEGLNMLARRRKKAKSGDGH from the coding sequence ATGCAGCTTATCGAATTTCTGGCGCCGCATTTTCAATTCGTTTCCGATCCAACCGCGTGGGTCGCCTTGCTGACGCTGGTGGTGCTCGAGATCGTGCTCGGCATCGACAATCTCATCTTCATCTCGATCCTGACCAACAAGCTGCCGGAAGCGCAGCGGGCCCGCGCCCGCCGGCTCGGCATTTCGGCGGCGCTGGTCATGCGGCTGGTGCTGCTGGCCACCATCTCGATCATCGTCCAGCTGACGACGCCGGTCTTCACCGCCTTCGGCCACGGCTTCTCCTGGCGCGACCTGATCCTGATCGCCGGCGGCCTGTTCCTGGTGTGGAAGGCGACAAAGGAAATCCATCACACGGTCGATCCCGACGACCATCAGGACACGATGCTGGGCGCAACGCTGCAGATCAGCCTCGCCGGCGCGATCTTCCAGATCCTGCTTCTCGACCTCGTCTTCTCGATCGATTCGATCATCACCGCCGTCGGCATGACCGACGAGATCGCCATCATGTACATCGCCGTGATCGTGGCCGTCACCGTGATGATGCTGGCGGCAGGGCCGCTGGCCAACTTCATTGCCAAGAACCCGAGCATCGTCATGTTGGCGCTGGGCTTCCTGCTGATGATCGGCATGACGCTGATCGCCGACGGCATGGGCTATCACGTGCCCAAGGGCTACATCTACGCGGCGATGGGTTTCTCGGCCCTGGTCGAGGGGCTCAACATGCTGGCGCGGCGGCGCAAGAAAGCGAAGTCCGGCGACGGGCATTGA
- a CDS encoding metallophosphoesterase: MVGKTGRTAVWEQLPGLISDFKLDFVIVNGENAAGGFGITEEIFRETIAAGADVVTTGNHVWDQRDALAFAPREERFLRPSNFPKGTPGRGSGVYIARSGARVLVANIMGRVFMHPELDDPFQAGERELAACPLGEQADAVVIDFHAEATSEKMCFAHFVDGRASLVVGTHTHQPTADHQILNGGTGYLSDAGMCGDYDSSLGMDKEEPLNRFLSKVPKGRFEAATGPATLCGVGVDISDRTGLTEKIAPFRRGPRLEETAPSFWS; encoded by the coding sequence ATGGTCGGAAAAACGGGACGCACGGCGGTGTGGGAACAACTGCCCGGCCTGATCTCGGACTTCAAACTCGATTTCGTCATCGTCAATGGCGAGAATGCCGCCGGTGGCTTCGGCATCACCGAAGAGATCTTTCGCGAGACGATCGCGGCGGGCGCCGATGTTGTTACCACCGGCAACCATGTCTGGGACCAGCGCGACGCGCTGGCCTTCGCGCCGCGCGAGGAGCGCTTCCTGCGTCCGTCGAATTTTCCCAAGGGCACGCCCGGGCGCGGCTCCGGCGTCTACATCGCCAGGAGCGGGGCCAGGGTGCTGGTCGCCAACATCATGGGTCGGGTGTTCATGCATCCCGAGCTCGACGATCCGTTCCAGGCCGGCGAGCGCGAGCTTGCCGCCTGTCCGCTCGGCGAGCAGGCGGATGCGGTGGTGATCGACTTCCACGCCGAGGCGACCTCGGAAAAGATGTGCTTCGCGCATTTCGTCGATGGCCGCGCCAGCCTGGTCGTCGGCACCCACACCCACCAGCCGACCGCCGACCACCAGATCCTCAATGGCGGCACCGGCTATCTGTCGGACGCCGGCATGTGCGGCGACTATGATTCCTCGCTCGGCATGGACAAGGAAGAACCGCTCAACCGGTTCCTGTCGAAAGTGCCGAAAGGGCGCTTCGAGGCGGCGACCGGACCGGCAACCTTGTGCGGCGTCGGCGTTGATATTTCCGACCGCACCGGACTGACCGAGAAGATCGCGCCGTTTCGTCGCGGGCCGCGATTGGAAGAAACGGCTCCATCCTTCTGGTCATGA
- a CDS encoding 5-formyltetrahydrofolate cyclo-ligase, with amino-acid sequence MTSIKDLKKKLRLEALGRRDALDEFWRVEAALEMAETARDHLAIEPGQIVSGFWPMRSEVDVRPLMFALREQGARLCLPAILDKTTIVFRELVRGAPMVEMGFGTVGPHEEAEVLDPEVMLVPLAAFDARGHRIGYGAGYYDRAIAKLVDKGHAPRLIGIAFDCQEVAQVPDENHDVIIPEILTESGLRRFTPKL; translated from the coding sequence ATGACATCTATCAAGGACCTGAAGAAAAAGCTGCGGCTCGAGGCGCTTGGACGTCGCGACGCGCTCGATGAATTCTGGCGGGTGGAGGCAGCGCTCGAAATGGCCGAGACGGCGCGCGATCATCTCGCCATTGAGCCTGGCCAGATCGTCTCCGGTTTCTGGCCGATGCGTTCGGAAGTCGACGTCAGGCCATTGATGTTTGCCTTGCGTGAACAGGGCGCTAGGCTTTGCCTGCCCGCCATTCTCGACAAGACCACGATCGTCTTTCGCGAACTGGTGCGCGGCGCGCCGATGGTGGAAATGGGCTTCGGCACGGTCGGCCCCCATGAAGAAGCCGAGGTGCTCGATCCAGAGGTGATGCTGGTGCCGCTCGCCGCCTTCGACGCACGCGGCCACCGCATCGGCTATGGCGCCGGCTATTACGACCGCGCGATCGCGAAGCTTGTCGACAAGGGGCATGCGCCCCGGCTGATCGGCATCGCCTTCGACTGCCAGGAGGTGGCGCAGGTTCCGGACGAGAACCATGACGTGATCATCCCGGAAATACTGACCGAGAGCGGGTTGCGCCGCTTCACGCCAAAATTGTAG